One Chordicoccus furentiruminis DNA window includes the following coding sequences:
- a CDS encoding GH36-type glycosyl hydrolase domain-containing protein, giving the protein MNFGHFDDEAMEYVITTPRTPLPWINYLGCRDFFTLISNTCGGYSFYKDAKLLRLTRYRYNSVPYDNNGTYFYIKDGDTVWNPGWQPTQTELDTYECRHGLGYSRFRSSKNGIGADLLCFVPLTDTCEVQRLRLSNTSEETKEIRLFSYVEWCLWNAMDDMTNFQRNLSTGEVEVEGSVIYHKTEYRERRNHFAVYAVNAPVDAFDTSRDAFIGTYGGPDRPEAVLAGADTNSVASGWYPVASHQINLTLKPGESRSLVFVLGYCENPEDRKWEAPGVINKEPARRLLARYRTDADVERAFRELKDYWKDLLSAFHVETKNDRVNRMVNIWNQYQCMVTFNMSRSASYFESGIGRGMGFRDSCQDLLGFVHLIPDRARQRIIDIASTQFEDGSAYHQYQPLTKKGNSDIGSGFNDDPLWLIACTSAYVRESGDLSILEELVPYNNDESKATPLFEHLTRSFRFTATHKGPHGLPLIGRADWNDCLNLNCFSEHPGEAFQTFGPSEGPVAESVFIGGMFVKYGREYADLCDLLGKTEEAAGARAEVEEMEKTLLGTGWDGEWFVRAYDAFGHKVGSRECEEGKIYIEPQGFCVLAGVGKEGGQAEQALASVRKYLDTEYGIMILQPAYTRYHLELGEISSYPPGYKENAGIFCHNNPWISIAETVLGHGDRAFEVYRKTCPAYLQEKSDIHKTEPYVYSQMVAGRDARYFGQGKNSWLTGTAAWTFVNISQYILGVYPTLKGLEINPCVPRDFGDFRIQRRYRGVTYQIDVITNGAEKGVKSMTVDGVPVEGCIIPFDASKKTVHVRVEMGA; this is encoded by the coding sequence ATGAATTTCGGACACTTCGATGATGAGGCGATGGAATACGTCATCACCACGCCGAGAACTCCGCTGCCCTGGATCAACTATCTGGGATGCCGGGATTTCTTCACTCTGATTTCCAATACCTGCGGAGGCTACTCCTTCTATAAGGATGCGAAGCTGCTCCGACTCACCCGCTACCGCTACAATTCCGTTCCCTATGACAACAACGGAACCTACTTCTATATTAAAGACGGGGACACGGTCTGGAATCCTGGATGGCAGCCGACCCAGACGGAGCTGGACACCTACGAGTGCCGCCACGGTCTCGGATACAGCCGTTTCCGTTCCTCAAAAAACGGCATCGGTGCGGACCTTCTCTGCTTCGTCCCGCTGACGGATACCTGCGAGGTCCAGCGGCTCCGTCTCTCCAACACTTCGGAAGAGACGAAGGAGATCCGCCTCTTTTCCTATGTGGAATGGTGCCTGTGGAACGCGATGGACGACATGACGAATTTCCAGCGCAATCTTTCGACCGGTGAAGTGGAGGTGGAGGGTTCTGTCATCTATCACAAGACCGAGTATCGGGAGCGGCGCAATCATTTCGCCGTCTACGCCGTCAACGCGCCGGTGGATGCCTTTGATACGTCAAGAGACGCCTTTATCGGCACCTACGGCGGACCGGACCGCCCGGAGGCGGTGCTTGCCGGCGCGGATACGAACTCCGTGGCGTCCGGATGGTATCCCGTGGCGTCCCATCAGATCAACCTCACGCTGAAGCCGGGCGAGAGCCGTTCCCTGGTCTTCGTCCTCGGATACTGTGAGAATCCGGAGGACCGGAAGTGGGAGGCTCCGGGCGTCATCAACAAGGAGCCGGCCCGGCGCCTGCTGGCCCGCTACCGGACCGACGCCGACGTGGAGCGGGCTTTCCGTGAACTGAAGGATTACTGGAAGGACCTGCTCTCCGCCTTCCATGTGGAGACGAAGAACGACAGGGTGAACCGGATGGTCAATATCTGGAACCAGTACCAGTGCATGGTCACCTTCAATATGAGCCGCTCCGCCTCCTACTTCGAGTCCGGTATCGGGCGGGGCATGGGATTCCGTGATTCCTGTCAGGATCTGCTGGGTTTCGTCCACCTGATCCCGGACCGCGCCCGCCAGCGCATCATCGACATCGCGTCGACACAGTTCGAGGACGGATCGGCCTACCACCAGTACCAGCCGCTCACAAAGAAAGGGAACTCGGATATCGGATCGGGCTTCAACGACGATCCGCTCTGGCTGATCGCCTGCACATCGGCCTACGTCCGGGAGAGCGGCGATCTGAGCATCCTTGAGGAGCTGGTGCCCTACAACAATGATGAATCCAAAGCCACGCCGCTCTTTGAGCATCTGACCCGCAGTTTCCGCTTCACCGCTACTCACAAGGGGCCGCACGGGCTGCCGCTCATCGGACGCGCCGACTGGAACGACTGTCTGAACCTCAACTGCTTCTCGGAGCATCCGGGCGAGGCGTTCCAGACCTTCGGACCGTCGGAGGGGCCGGTGGCGGAATCTGTCTTCATCGGCGGTATGTTCGTCAAGTACGGGCGCGAATACGCGGATCTCTGTGACCTTCTCGGAAAAACGGAGGAGGCCGCCGGCGCCCGGGCTGAGGTGGAGGAGATGGAGAAGACGCTGCTCGGCACCGGCTGGGACGGCGAGTGGTTCGTCCGCGCCTACGACGCCTTCGGACACAAGGTCGGTTCCCGGGAATGCGAGGAAGGCAAAATCTACATCGAGCCGCAGGGCTTCTGTGTGCTGGCCGGCGTGGGAAAGGAAGGCGGTCAGGCGGAGCAGGCGCTGGCATCCGTCCGGAAATATCTCGATACGGAATACGGCATCATGATCCTCCAGCCCGCCTACACCCGGTATCATCTCGAGCTGGGCGAGATTTCCTCCTACCCGCCGGGATATAAGGAAAACGCCGGTATCTTCTGCCACAACAACCCCTGGATCTCCATCGCCGAGACGGTGCTCGGCCACGGGGACCGTGCCTTCGAGGTCTACCGGAAGACCTGCCCCGCATACCTTCAGGAGAAGAGCGACATCCACAAGACCGAGCCCTATGTCTACTCCCAGATGGTCGCGGGGCGCGACGCCCGGTACTTCGGCCAGGGTAAGAACAGCTGGCTCACCGGCACCGCGGCCTGGACGTTCGTGAATATCTCCCAGTATATTCTCGGCGTTTATCCGACGCTGAAGGGGCTCGAAATCAATCCCTGCGTACCCCGCGATTTCGGCGACTTCCGGATTCAGCGCCGTTACCGCGGCGTCACGTATCAGATCGACGTGATCACGAACGGGGCTGAAAAGGGCGTGAAGTCGATGACCGTGGACGGCGTACCGGTTGAAGGCTGCATCATTCCCTTCGACGCGTCAAAAAAGACCGTGCATGTCCGGGTGGAGATGGGAGCCTGA
- a CDS encoding adenosylhomocysteinase, translated as MSEIRDMACAESGNRKIDWVEAHMPVLKSICEDFSRTKPFEGVKVALSVHLEAKTAYLACVFRAGGAEVYATGSNVLSTQDDVAAALVTRGIEVFAWHGATEEEYSHHLSCVLRVGPQIIIDDGGDLVNMMHRDYRDLIPGVIGGCEETTTGIHRLIAMDRAGELKFPMMLVNDAEMKHLFDNRYGTGQSVWNAIDKTTNLIVAGKQVVVAGYGWCGKGVAMRARGLGARVIVTEVDPVKAIEAVMDGYAVMPMMEAAPLGDVFVTVTGCKGVITMEHMLRMKEGAILTNAGHFNVEVDYQALEDQCVRKELRRENIVGYTLKNGRSVNLIGEGRLVNLAAGDGHPAEIMDMSFAVQALAAEYLVKHRDDRLPMINRVPASIDREIAERKLRYLGMEIDHLTPEQDAYLNSYNV; from the coding sequence ATGAGTGAGATCAGAGATATGGCCTGCGCGGAGTCCGGAAACCGGAAGATCGACTGGGTCGAGGCGCATATGCCGGTGCTGAAGAGCATCTGTGAGGATTTCAGCAGGACGAAGCCTTTCGAGGGCGTGAAGGTCGCGCTGTCGGTGCATCTGGAGGCGAAGACCGCGTACCTCGCCTGTGTGTTCCGCGCCGGCGGAGCGGAGGTCTATGCGACCGGGAGCAACGTGCTGTCGACGCAGGACGATGTGGCGGCGGCGCTCGTCACCCGCGGCATTGAGGTCTTCGCGTGGCACGGGGCAACGGAGGAGGAGTACAGTCATCACCTCTCCTGTGTGCTCCGCGTGGGACCGCAGATCATCATCGACGACGGCGGCGATCTGGTGAACATGATGCACCGGGATTACCGGGATCTGATCCCGGGGGTGATCGGCGGGTGCGAGGAGACGACCACCGGGATTCACCGGCTGATCGCCATGGACCGGGCCGGTGAGCTGAAATTCCCGATGATGCTGGTCAACGACGCGGAGATGAAGCACCTCTTCGACAACCGGTACGGTACCGGCCAGTCCGTCTGGAACGCCATCGACAAGACGACGAACCTGATCGTCGCGGGCAAGCAGGTCGTGGTGGCCGGCTACGGCTGGTGCGGCAAGGGCGTCGCGATGCGGGCGAGAGGGCTCGGCGCCCGTGTGATCGTCACCGAGGTGGATCCGGTGAAGGCCATCGAGGCCGTGATGGACGGCTACGCGGTGATGCCGATGATGGAGGCGGCGCCGCTGGGCGATGTCTTCGTCACGGTCACCGGCTGCAAGGGCGTGATCACGATGGAGCATATGCTCCGTATGAAGGAAGGCGCGATTCTCACCAACGCGGGCCACTTCAACGTGGAGGTGGATTATCAGGCGCTGGAGGATCAGTGCGTCCGGAAGGAGCTGCGCCGCGAGAATATCGTCGGATACACGCTGAAGAACGGCCGCTCGGTCAATCTGATCGGCGAGGGCCGGCTCGTGAATCTGGCGGCCGGAGACGGCCATCCGGCGGAGATCATGGATATGAGTTTCGCGGTTCAGGCGCTGGCCGCGGAATATCTGGTGAAGCACAGAGACGACCGTCTTCCGATGATCAACCGGGTGCCCGCGTCGATTGACCGGGAGATCGCGGAGCGGAAGCTTCGCTACCTCGGTATGGAGATCGATCATCTGACGCCGGAGCAGGACGCGTATCTCAACAGCTACAATGTCTGA
- a CDS encoding amidohydrolase, which yields MGILIKNVHLLESPEAERTDVYVTAGRISGIGREPRGFSADEVIDGSHKTMMPGLINAHTHAYMSLMRNYADDVPFDEWLFKRISPIENSLTPEEAYWGNMLSIMEMIRTGTTCFVDQQMFPKMAVKACADSGMRALITRGIVGESRKDQAALQRIREAFDEMEYGEAIGANCMFGLGPHAIYTCGEDLLAYMTELAHEKHLLINIHLTETANEYRTCLSEHRATPVEYLDRLGMLDERILLAHCVYLSDTDFEKLARPNVSVATNPASNMKLANGFAPVPRMLKKGIRVCLGTDSAASNNALNMFGEMHLLSMAQKGAAKDALVLPAEETLRIATRNGAEAIGREDLGEIAVGRTADVILIDEREPNLRPLYSRKASLVYSANGMEVSDVMINGRIVMRDRNYTTIDAEKVYYETEKIADRFRR from the coding sequence ATGGGGATTCTGATCAAAAATGTACACTTGCTGGAAAGCCCGGAGGCGGAGCGAACCGACGTCTATGTGACGGCCGGCCGGATCTCCGGCATCGGGCGGGAGCCGCGCGGATTCTCGGCGGACGAGGTGATTGACGGATCGCATAAGACGATGATGCCGGGCCTCATCAATGCCCACACCCACGCGTATATGTCCCTGATGCGCAACTACGCCGACGACGTGCCCTTCGACGAGTGGCTCTTCAAACGGATTTCGCCGATCGAGAACTCACTCACGCCGGAGGAGGCGTACTGGGGCAACATGCTCTCGATCATGGAGATGATCCGGACCGGCACGACCTGCTTCGTCGACCAGCAGATGTTCCCGAAGATGGCGGTGAAGGCCTGCGCGGACAGCGGCATGCGGGCGCTGATCACGCGCGGCATCGTCGGCGAGTCCCGGAAGGATCAGGCGGCGCTTCAGCGGATCCGCGAGGCCTTTGACGAGATGGAATACGGCGAGGCGATCGGGGCCAACTGCATGTTCGGACTCGGCCCGCACGCGATCTACACCTGCGGCGAGGATCTGCTCGCCTATATGACGGAGCTGGCGCATGAGAAGCATCTGCTGATCAACATTCATCTGACCGAGACGGCGAATGAGTACCGCACCTGCCTGAGCGAGCACCGTGCGACGCCGGTGGAGTATCTGGACCGGCTCGGCATGCTCGACGAGCGGATCCTGCTGGCGCACTGTGTCTACTTAAGCGACACCGATTTCGAGAAGCTCGCCCGTCCGAACGTCTCGGTGGCCACGAACCCCGCCAGCAACATGAAGCTGGCCAACGGCTTCGCGCCGGTTCCCCGGATGCTGAAGAAGGGAATCCGGGTCTGCCTCGGAACGGACAGCGCCGCGAGCAACAATGCCCTGAACATGTTCGGGGAAATGCACCTGCTGTCGATGGCGCAGAAGGGAGCCGCGAAGGACGCGCTGGTTCTGCCGGCGGAGGAGACGCTCCGTATCGCCACGAGGAACGGCGCCGAGGCGATCGGCCGGGAGGATCTCGGCGAGATCGCGGTCGGGCGCACGGCCGATGTGATCCTGATCGACGAGCGCGAGCCGAACCTGCGGCCTCTCTACAGCCGGAAGGCTTCCCTCGTCTACTCGGCGAACGGCATGGAGGTTTCGGATGTGATGATCAACGGACGGATCGTGATGCGGGACCGGAACTACACCACCATTGACGCGGAAAAAGTATACTACGAGACGGAAAAGATCGCGGACCGGTTCCGCAGATAA
- a CDS encoding TIGR03905 family TSCPD domain-containing protein, with amino-acid sequence MEYKTRGTCSQLIQFDLEDNKVRNVRFTGGCDGNLRGISKLVEGMDAHEVIRKLEGTPCGFKNTSCPDQLAKALRTALHE; translated from the coding sequence ATGGAATACAAAACCAGAGGAACCTGCTCTCAGCTGATCCAGTTCGATCTCGAGGACAACAAAGTGCGGAATGTCCGTTTCACCGGCGGCTGCGACGGAAACCTTCGCGGCATCTCAAAGCTTGTGGAAGGGATGGACGCCCACGAGGTGATCCGCAAGCTGGAGGGCACGCCCTGCGGCTTCAAGAACACCAGCTGTCCGGATCAGCTCGCCAAAGCGCTCCGGACCGCTCTGCACGAGTGA
- a CDS encoding MBL fold metallo-hydrolase RNA specificity domain-containing protein — protein sequence MKLTFIGADHEVTGSCHLLTAAGRSILIDYGMEQGRNIFENAPLPIPASEIDAVFVTHAHIDHTGLLPLLGARGFRGRVYATAATCDLCDIMLLDSAGIQQFEAEWRNRKGRRKGLPPFVPLYTAEDVDRIMRCFVPCPYDKVIDVFDGIRIRFNDAGHLLGSAAIEVWAKEQGKETKIVFSGDVGNHDQPILKEPKKIDSADYLLIESTYGDRSHGERPDYRTALAEVIQRTLDRGGNVVIPSFAVGRTQEMLYIIREIKAEKLVHGHDGFPVYVDSPLATRATGIFNEHYTDCFDGEAQALIAEGINPITFPGLKLALTTDESRAINEDGTPKVILSASGMCEAGRIKHHLKHNLWRPESTVLFVGYQANGSLGREILEGEKEVTLFGETIRVQAEIVSLKGISGHADREGLLDWASGFRKKPKRVFVVHGEDGVEQSFCALLHEKLGLQAEAPYSGTVWNLTDNVCEKKTEGVPFVRLDAEGHPLPAAASTKATPYLRLEHTADRLRSLVRALKGRPNKELAQMADQLAALCDKWEK from the coding sequence ATGAAGCTTACATTTATCGGTGCCGATCACGAAGTGACCGGCAGCTGCCACTTACTTACGGCCGCGGGCCGCAGCATTCTGATTGATTACGGTATGGAGCAGGGCCGCAACATCTTTGAAAATGCACCTCTCCCCATCCCCGCCTCCGAGATCGACGCCGTCTTCGTGACGCACGCCCACATCGATCACACGGGTCTTCTTCCGCTGCTCGGCGCAAGAGGCTTCCGCGGCCGCGTTTACGCCACGGCGGCAACCTGCGATCTCTGCGACATCATGCTGCTGGATTCCGCCGGCATCCAGCAGTTCGAGGCGGAGTGGCGGAACCGGAAGGGCCGCCGGAAGGGACTTCCTCCCTTCGTTCCTCTCTATACGGCGGAGGACGTGGACCGGATCATGCGGTGCTTCGTTCCCTGCCCGTATGACAAGGTGATCGATGTCTTTGACGGGATCCGGATCCGGTTCAACGACGCGGGGCATCTGCTGGGAAGCGCCGCGATCGAGGTCTGGGCAAAGGAGCAGGGGAAGGAGACGAAAATCGTCTTCTCCGGCGACGTGGGCAACCATGATCAGCCAATTCTGAAGGAGCCGAAGAAAATCGACTCGGCGGACTATCTGCTGATCGAATCCACCTACGGAGACCGGAGCCATGGCGAGCGGCCGGACTACCGGACCGCGCTGGCGGAGGTGATCCAGCGGACGCTGGACCGGGGCGGAAACGTGGTGATTCCCTCCTTCGCGGTGGGGCGGACGCAGGAGATGCTCTATATCATCCGCGAGATCAAGGCGGAGAAGCTCGTGCACGGTCATGACGGCTTTCCGGTGTATGTGGACAGCCCGCTTGCGACGAGAGCCACCGGCATTTTCAATGAGCATTACACGGACTGCTTCGACGGGGAGGCGCAGGCGCTGATCGCCGAAGGCATCAACCCGATCACGTTCCCGGGCCTTAAGCTCGCGCTGACCACGGACGAATCCAGGGCGATCAACGAGGACGGGACGCCGAAGGTGATTCTCTCGGCCAGCGGGATGTGCGAGGCCGGCCGGATCAAGCATCATCTGAAGCATAACCTGTGGCGGCCGGAGTCGACGGTTCTCTTTGTGGGTTATCAGGCAAACGGATCACTTGGGCGGGAGATCCTCGAAGGGGAGAAGGAGGTCACGCTGTTTGGCGAGACCATCCGCGTTCAGGCGGAGATCGTGTCCCTTAAGGGCATATCCGGACACGCGGACCGGGAAGGGCTTCTGGACTGGGCGTCTGGCTTCCGGAAGAAGCCGAAGCGGGTCTTCGTGGTGCACGGCGAGGACGGCGTGGAGCAGTCCTTCTGCGCACTGCTTCATGAGAAGCTGGGTCTTCAGGCGGAGGCGCCGTATTCCGGAACCGTCTGGAATCTGACGGACAACGTCTGCGAGAAAAAGACGGAGGGCGTCCCCTTCGTCCGGCTGGACGCGGAGGGACACCCTCTGCCGGCGGCCGCTTCGACGAAGGCGACGCCGTATCTCAGGCTTGAGCACACGGCGGACCGTCTGCGGTCGCTGGTCCGGGCTCTTAAGGGGAGACCGAACAAGGAACTGGCCCAGATGGCGGATCAGCTCGCCGCGCTCTGCGACAAGTGGGAGAAGTGA
- a CDS encoding undecaprenyldiphospho-muramoylpentapeptide beta-N-acetylglucosaminyltransferase, producing the protein MKKIVLTGGGTAGHVSPNLALLPALKELGYEVYYIGSYDGMEKALVAPYGLPYTGISTGKFRRYFDLRNFSDPFRVLKGIGEAKRALRSIRPDIVFSKGGFVSVPVVRAAHDLRIPVICHESDMTPGLANRLCIPMASKVCCNFPETMKDLPKDKAVYTGTPIRAELLNGSRERALAFTGLSGKKPVILVIGGSLGATAVNDAVRAALPELLPSYDIIHLCGKGKLDPSLEGTEGYRQYEFIREELPDLFALADLAVSRAGANAICELLTLKKPNLLIPLSAKASRGDQILNARSFERQGFSAVLEEEAVTTQSLTAAVNDLYASRGRYIEAMTKSSGTDSIRVITDLIEKCRLKR; encoded by the coding sequence ATGAAGAAAATCGTTCTGACCGGCGGCGGTACGGCCGGCCATGTCTCGCCGAATCTCGCGCTTCTCCCGGCGCTGAAGGAGCTCGGCTACGAGGTGTATTACATCGGCTCCTACGACGGCATGGAGAAGGCGCTGGTCGCCCCCTACGGGCTTCCGTACACCGGAATCTCCACCGGCAAGTTCCGCCGGTATTTCGATCTCCGCAACTTCTCGGACCCGTTCCGGGTGCTGAAGGGCATCGGCGAGGCGAAACGCGCGCTCCGCTCCATCCGGCCGGATATCGTATTCTCAAAGGGCGGCTTCGTCTCGGTTCCCGTGGTCCGCGCCGCCCATGACCTTCGTATTCCGGTGATCTGCCACGAATCCGACATGACGCCGGGGCTGGCGAACCGGCTCTGCATTCCGATGGCATCGAAGGTCTGCTGCAATTTTCCCGAGACGATGAAGGACCTCCCAAAGGACAAGGCGGTCTACACGGGTACGCCGATCCGGGCGGAACTGCTCAACGGCAGCCGGGAACGCGCCCTCGCCTTCACCGGCCTCAGCGGGAAGAAGCCCGTCATCCTGGTGATCGGCGGCTCTCTGGGCGCCACTGCCGTCAATGACGCGGTGCGGGCGGCTCTTCCGGAGCTGCTTCCCTCCTATGACATCATCCATCTCTGCGGAAAGGGCAAGCTGGATCCCTCTCTTGAGGGCACGGAGGGTTATCGTCAGTACGAATTCATCCGGGAGGAACTTCCCGACCTCTTCGCGCTGGCCGATCTTGCCGTCTCGCGGGCCGGCGCCAACGCGATCTGCGAGCTGCTGACGCTGAAAAAGCCGAATCTTCTGATACCGCTGTCCGCGAAAGCCAGCCGGGGCGACCAGATCCTTAACGCACGCTCATTCGAGCGTCAGGGCTTCTCGGCTGTACTGGAGGAGGAAGCCGTCACCACGCAGTCGCTGACCGCCGCCGTGAACGATCTCTACGCCAGCCGCGGCCGGTACATCGAGGCGATGACAAAGAGCAGCGGCACCGACTCGATCCGCGTCATCACGGATCTCATCGAAAAGTGCAGGCTGAAGCGTTAA
- a CDS encoding V-type ATP synthase subunit D, which produces MASTQVTPTRMELTRLKRKLVTAVKGHRLLKDKRDELMRQFLTLVKEDMELRKKVEKGITDANRNFVLAKAGMSEEILRTALMTPKQEVYLKQSKKNVMSVDIPVFGYDTRTADKNDIFSYGFAFTSGDLDGAVQSLSDVLPDMLKLAEIEKSCQLMAAEIEKTRRRVNALEHVIIPETQSGIRYITMKLDENERSTQVRLMKVKDMVLEDSHKYREKKN; this is translated from the coding sequence ATGGCCTCTACACAGGTAACGCCCACCCGCATGGAGCTCACGCGCCTCAAGCGGAAGCTGGTGACGGCCGTCAAGGGCCACCGCCTGCTGAAGGACAAGCGCGATGAGCTGATGCGGCAGTTCCTGACTCTCGTGAAGGAGGACATGGAGCTGCGAAAGAAGGTGGAGAAGGGCATCACAGATGCCAACCGCAATTTTGTTCTTGCGAAGGCAGGCATGTCGGAGGAGATTCTCCGCACGGCGCTGATGACGCCGAAGCAGGAGGTCTATCTGAAGCAGAGCAAAAAAAATGTAATGAGTGTTGACATTCCGGTCTTCGGCTACGATACTAGGACTGCTGATAAAAACGACATCTTTTCCTATGGCTTTGCCTTCACGTCAGGAGATCTGGATGGTGCGGTTCAGTCGCTGTCCGATGTGCTGCCGGATATGCTGAAGCTGGCTGAGATCGAAAAATCCTGCCAGCTGATGGCCGCGGAGATCGAGAAGACGCGCAGGCGCGTCAACGCGCTGGAACATGTCATCATTCCCGAGACGCAGTCCGGGATCCGATACATCACCATGAAGCTTGACGAGAATGAACGCAGTACGCAGGTCCGTCTGATGAAGGTCAAGGACATGGTTCTGGAGGATTCCCATAAATATCGTGAAAAAAAGAATTAG
- a CDS encoding V-type ATP synthase subunit B, with protein sequence MAKEYRTIREVAGPLMLVEGVENVKYNELGEIELASGETRRCKVLEINGTDALVQLFESSTGINLSNSKVRFLGRSMELGVSSDMLGRVFDGMGRTIDGGPEILPEKRMDINGLPMNPAAREYPSEFIETGVSAIDGLNTLVRGQKLPIFSASGLPHARLAAQIARQAKVRGTNEPFAVVFAAMGITFEEANFFEESFKETGAIDRTVLFLNLANDPAVERISTPRMALTAAEYLAFEKDMHVLVILTDITNYADSLREVSAARKEVPGRRGYPGYMYTDLAQMYERAGRQRGKKGSITMIPILTMPEDDKTHPIPDLTGYITEGQVILSRELYRKGIQPPIDVLPSLSRLKDKGIGKGKTREDHASTMNQLFAAYARGKEAKELMVILGEAALTETDLIYAKFADEFEKRYVNQGYETDRSIEETLEIGWDLLRILPRSELNRIPDRILDQYYDKK encoded by the coding sequence ATGGCAAAGGAATACCGTACGATCAGGGAAGTTGCCGGTCCTCTGATGCTGGTGGAAGGCGTCGAAAACGTCAAGTACAACGAGCTGGGCGAGATCGAGCTGGCAAGCGGAGAGACGAGACGGTGCAAGGTGCTGGAGATCAACGGCACCGATGCGCTGGTGCAGCTCTTTGAATCCTCGACCGGCATCAACCTCAGCAACAGCAAGGTCCGTTTTCTGGGCCGCTCGATGGAACTCGGCGTCTCCTCGGATATGCTGGGCCGTGTCTTCGACGGCATGGGGCGCACCATCGACGGCGGGCCGGAGATTCTTCCGGAAAAAAGGATGGACATCAACGGACTGCCGATGAATCCGGCGGCCAGAGAGTACCCGTCGGAGTTCATCGAGACAGGCGTCTCCGCCATCGACGGACTGAATACGCTGGTTCGGGGCCAGAAGCTGCCGATCTTCTCGGCGTCCGGTCTTCCGCATGCGCGGCTGGCCGCCCAGATCGCGCGTCAGGCCAAGGTGCGCGGCACGAACGAGCCATTCGCGGTGGTGTTCGCCGCGATGGGCATCACCTTCGAGGAAGCGAATTTCTTCGAGGAGTCCTTCAAGGAGACCGGCGCCATCGACCGAACCGTTCTTTTCCTCAATCTGGCGAACGACCCGGCTGTCGAGCGTATCTCGACGCCCCGTATGGCGCTGACCGCCGCGGAGTATCTCGCTTTCGAGAAGGACATGCATGTGCTGGTGATCCTCACCGACATCACGAACTACGCGGATTCGCTCCGTGAGGTTTCGGCGGCGCGGAAGGAAGTTCCGGGACGCCGCGGCTATCCGGGCTACATGTATACCGACCTCGCCCAGATGTATGAGAGAGCCGGACGGCAGAGAGGAAAGAAGGGCTCCATCACGATGATCCCGATCCTGACGATGCCGGAGGACGACAAGACTCACCCGATCCCCGACCTCACCGGCTACATCACCGAAGGTCAGGTGATTCTTTCCCGTGAGCTCTACCGGAAGGGGATCCAGCCGCCGATCGACGTGCTCCCGTCCCTGTCCCGTCTGAAGGATAAGGGAATCGGCAAGGGCAAGACCCGGGAGGACCACGCTTCGACGATGAACCAGCTGTTCGCGGCCTATGCACGAGGCAAGGAGGCCAAGGAGCTGATGGTGATCCTCGGCGAGGCGGCCCTGACGGAAACCGACCTGATCTACGCGAAGTTCGCGGATGAGTTCGAGAAGCGCTACGTCAATCAGGGATATGAGACGGACCGCTCCATCGAGGAAACGCTGGAGATCGGATGGGACCTTCTGCGGATTCTTCCGCGTTCCGAGCTGAACCGGATTCCGGACCGGATTCTGGACCAGTACTATGACAAGAAATAA